The window CGAACTTCTTCACCCGCATCGCGCATGGCGACTTCGGCGTCTCGACGCGCAGCAAGCGCCCGGTTGCGACGGAAATCGGCGAGCGCTTCATGCCGACGATGCTGCTCACGCTCGTGAGCATGGTGTGGGCGACGGTGTTCGGGATGGCGATCGGCATCGTGTCGGCAGTGTGGCGCAACCGCTGGCCCGACCGGATCGGCATGACGCTCGCGGTCTCCGGCATTTCGTTTCCGGCCTTCGCGCTCGGCATGCTGCTGATGGAGATTTTTTCGGTGAAGCTCGGCTGGCTGCCGATCGTCGGCGACGGCACGTGGAAGAGCTACGTGCTGCCGTCGATCACGCTCGGCGCGGCGGTTGCCGCCGTGATGGCGCGCTTTACGCGCGCGTCGTTCGTCGAAGTGATGAACGAAGACTTCGTGCGGACCGCGCGCGCGAAGGGCGTGCGCGAATCGATCGTCGTCGTGAAGCACTGCCTGCGCAATGCGCTGATTCCGGTCGTCACGATGATGGGCCTGCAATTCGGCTTTCTGCTCGGCGGCTCGATTGTCGTCGAGGCGGTGTTCAACTGGCCGGGGCTCGGGCGGCTGCTCGTCGATGCCGTTTCGATGCGCGACTATCCCGTGATTCAGGCCGAAGTGCTGCTGTTCTCGCTCGAATTCATCGTCATCAATCTGGTCGTCGACGTGCTGTACGCCGTCATCAATCCGACCATCCGCTTCAAGTGAGGTCTAGATTGAACTACCCCCACGCTCACTATCGTTCGCTGCCCCCCGAGGGGGCGGATGCCTCCCTTGGGGCGGCATGGGACCCGAGTAAGGCGCTGAAGCGCCAACTCGGGTCGACACGGGAGGCATCATGAATGCGACTGCCAATGAGGACGGCGCGGTGAAGTCCTCGATGTCCCCGTCGGCCGCCGTGCCTGAAGCGCGCGCGATCCGCACGCCGTGGAGCGAGTTCTGGCGCAAGTTCAAGAAGCAGCCGGTGGCGCTCGCGGCCGGTGTTTTCGTGCTGCTGCTCGTCATCTGCGCGATCGTGGCGCCGCATCTGGTGCCGTACGATCCCGAGAACTATTTCGACTACGACGCGTTGAACGCAGGCCCTTCCGCTGCGCACTGGTTCGGCGTCGATTCGCTGGGCCGCGATATCTTCAGCCGCATTCTCGCCGGCACGCGCATTTCGCTCGCGGCGGGATTTTTCTCAGTGGCGATCGGTGCAGTGATCGGCACGTTCTTCGGGCTGCTCGCCGGCTACTACGAAGGCTGGTGGGACCGCATCACGATGCGCGTCGCCGAT is drawn from Trinickia violacea and contains these coding sequences:
- the gsiC gene encoding glutathione ABC transporter permease GsiC, with amino-acid sequence MLNFLVKRLFGLLPTLLIVAVLVFLFVHMLPGDPARLAAGPEADDATVALVRADLGLDKPLPTQFANFFTRIAHGDFGVSTRSKRPVATEIGERFMPTMLLTLVSMVWATVFGMAIGIVSAVWRNRWPDRIGMTLAVSGISFPAFALGMLLMEIFSVKLGWLPIVGDGTWKSYVLPSITLGAAVAAVMARFTRASFVEVMNEDFVRTARAKGVRESIVVVKHCLRNALIPVVTMMGLQFGFLLGGSIVVEAVFNWPGLGRLLVDAVSMRDYPVIQAEVLLFSLEFIVINLVVDVLYAVINPTIRFK